In Oxyura jamaicensis isolate SHBP4307 breed ruddy duck chromosome 11, BPBGC_Ojam_1.0, whole genome shotgun sequence, a genomic segment contains:
- the RGS9BP gene encoding regulator of G-protein signaling 9-binding protein — protein sequence MVKEECKALLDALSKVTACYRHMVLTIGGTSDSQNLREELKKTRQKAQELAVANRNKLTAVLKDKSVSKEDKAEFERLWVIFSTCLEILEIDMRRALELGHEFPLNVPKKHLIQTGMSGGTSGVAARAMSIQNMKYEAEHNIDVVDLKDLENEINQVGEMMYEMEMKVSVPQWTVEAKQDPGAELKSTISVGASSIGMISVEENKSFCDISKVLAGIIFSAVLIIAIVLAVCVVKLS from the coding sequence ATGGTGAAGGAGGAGTGCAAGGCGCTGCTGGACGCGCTCAGTAAGGTGACCGCCTGCTACCGGCACATGGTGCTGACCATCGGCGGCACCTCGGACTCGCAGAACCTGCGCGAAGAGCTCAAGAAAACCCGGCAGAaagcccaggagctggcggTGGCCAACAGGAACAAGCTGACCGCCGTCCTGAAGGACAAAAGCGTAAGTAAGGAGGACAAAGCCGAGTTCGAGAGGCTATGGGTGATTTTCTCCACGTGCCTAGAGATCCTGGAGATCGACATGAGGAGAGCCCTGGAGCTGGGCCACGAGTTCCCGCTGAACGTCCCTAAAAAGCACCTGATCCAGACAGGCATGAGCGGGGGAACCTCTGGCGTGGCCGCCAGGGCGATGAGCATCCAGAACATGAAATACGAGGCTGAGCACAATATAGACGTGGTGGATTTGAAAGACCTAGAAAACGAAATCAACCAGGTAGGAGAAATGATGTACGAGATGGAAATGAAGGTCAGTGTTCCCCAGTGGACGGTAGAGGCTAAGCAAGACCCTGGGGCTGAACTCAAATCCACCATCAGCGTGGGCGCGTCTTCTATTGGCATGATCTctgtggaggaaaataaatccttctgcGATATCAGCAAAGTTCTAGCTGGGATTATTTTCTCCGCTGTCCTCATTATCGCCATTGTCCTGGCAGTGTGTGTGGTAAAACTCTCTTAG